CGACGGTGGGGGAAGTGGAAATATCTAGTTGTTTGTGGTAAGCAGCATTGGGATATTGTAGATGTTGTTGCATTGCCACATTGCATTTGTTGATCATATTTTGATCTAATCTAATCTGAGATGTGACAAACAAATATGGAGAGTTTGGAACCATGCTTAGTGCCCAGGTTTTAAAAGACAGAATCCGGGACGGAATCGAATCAACTGATTCATCGTTCTGattcccaattcttgaaaccatgCTTAGTGGTGGTTATAAGCACTGGTCTGTAAAAATTTCCATTTTGTTGTGCTATTTTTGCTGAATGCGTTGTCTGCATAAAATCATTTTACAGTAACAGTTTGCTCTACTGTATGTCCCTAAACTTTGAAACATCAGTGTTGGTTGGATCTGGCTGGGATCTATGTgaagcaaaacaaaaatgaaaagtaTCATCAAGTCCATGAATACAGCTGAAAACAAACTTTTTGTTGTGGGATTTGCTCGCTAGTAGTTCTGTAGAGTTCTGTtgcccagagagagagagcaaattACTATTTATTCATGTGGATTTAcaaatttttaccaaaaagaaaagaaaaaaaaatgagatttaCAATTCTGAAGGATCCAACAGCATAGACCTCAGAGACAACACACCAAGAGGGCAAAGATATCCACATAACGAAACAGGGGTGACCAATAAGTGAGGCTGGGGGGGGGGAGGTCAGTGGGTCTTCACAGTTTGGGCTGCTGTACTCCTTAAATTCACAGTTTGCTTTCTGCAAACAATTCATTATCGAATATGGGTTCTTCCTAGTGACCAAAGTCCAGTATCCCGGACTGGTGCCTGCACAgtaaagggagaagagaagagagctTGGTTAGAGTGATAAATTTATGAAGCAGAAACTATAGAGGATAATCAGAGTAGAACAAGAACTTTGATACTCAAATGACCATACTTACTGGTGATTTCATGGAAGGAAAAACATTCCAAAATCGCAGGGTCTCATCCCCTGCTCCAGTAACAATAGTCTGccggaaaaaaaatttagtttcagtttgaacTGCCACTATGAAGAAACTTTGCTAACATCTCTGCATATAGACATCTATCCACATATTTAACTAGGCAATAAAAATTTGCAACTACATAGGAAATGTGATTGTACAAGTTGAACATTTGATCAACAAGTGTGCAATTTATAAATGGGTATATGAATAAGCATGCACAATCGATACTAAGCAGTGATTACCTGCCCATCGGGTGACATGGCAAGATATAATACTCGCAAACTATGACCAGTTAAGGTTGCGACCTGTCGCATCAAAATTCGGTTCAGCATAGAGAACATTGATCAATCAATGGAAAAAGTCTAGGCTTGTGACCTTTGAGCATTTTCTTATTTCACACCATTAGTTTTCTCTGAAACATATTTCATTGTTGCATTGCCAAAAGTCATTATCCTTATACCTTGCCCATTGATGGATACTTCCACACCATAATCTGATTCTGGGAGTATCCATGAGTGCTGACAAGCTCATTCACATTCTTACTCCATGCTAGATTGCAGACCTGCAAGTGATAGTCATGGTAAATCGTCTATCCAATCGTTGTAGAGGAACATATTGATGACTGCATATATAAATCAGACAAACCTGGCTGCCTGTATCCACACTGTTCAGCTGGTTCCCATTTGTGGTGTTCCAAAAGCGAATACACCGATCAGCAGTTCCACCTCCAGATGCAAGAAGGCTGCTCTGGTGTGGTGACCAAGCTatggccttgacagcagcagTGTGCTCTGTAAGTTTTAAGACTGGCTGTTGAGAATGCTGGTTCCAAACCAAGAGCTGAGGAAAAGATAAGTAACCATATCCCATGATTTAGTACTTTGCTAAAAGTGTGAAAGAAATTCAGAACAAGTCTGAAACGATTAATGGATTTAGGATAGACCTGATTATCATTTCCACCAGATGCAAGTTCCCTGTCATCATGGGACCATTTCAGGCCACATACCTGAGattgaaacaaacaaaaaaaaaaaaaaaaatcagattgaCTTCATTTGACACAAGCTTGAAAGCTTTAAACATGGTCGGTCATGCAGACAAATATGCAAAATACTGTTATGCATTCCACACAGTTGCATTTTGCTCCTGCAGTGTTACTAGACTAACACACAGAACCAGTGATTTCAGTGCCAGTTCATGGTAAAGAGGCCCACTGCATATTCTTGTTACACATAAAAGAGATACACATCGTGGACAAACATCTCTATGATCATGTGCCACAACTTCAGATTATTCACAAATTAGAAGAGAAAACTTACCTCAGATTTATGGCCGGAAAGCTTACTAACAAAGTCACTGGAGACACGAATATCATGTTGAAGTATGGTTCGGTCTCTGCTCCCAGAAGCCAGTATACGCGAACTCCACGCAAGAATTCCGGTTCTAGTTTGATGCCCACCCATGGTACGGACCCTCTTGCACTGAGTGCCATCCCAAACCTGTCACAAATCTCATATTGTTCACTGAAACTCAAGAGTGTGTAAAATTTGTGTATCATTTAGATGCTTCAATCATGAATAGAAAACCCTTACCTGAACTTCACCAAGATATGTGCCTACTGATATGTAAGAGCCCTCACGGGTCCATTGAACTGAACACACGCTGTCATTAGGTCCCAGATCACATAATTTTGTCACCTAGAAACATCATTAAATGAAAAAATTAGGCAGATTTAGGTCATATTGTGCGGTTATCATTTTTCAACTCAAAAATCAACTCTCCCCAGTTGAGAAGTAAAACAGAGTCAGAGAATTGATGGGGTCCTACTAACCTTACTGGTTGATGCAGTCCATAGATAAACACAGGTGCCCAATCCAACTGCAAGAGTGTTTTGTGAGGACCAATCTACAAGGTTCAGGTAGAAATCATCTTGAAGTGAGGGGGCATCTAGAACCTGCAATCCATTAGAAGACAATTTTAAACAAATGGGGCTAAAATTGATCAACTGTACACTGGGAGCAGCTAGACCCTGCAACCCTttagaaaaaaatttctaaaacccttTCCATTTGCATCAATCTACAAAGTCCCTCAGCTTTAACCCAAAAGTTGATAAACAGTACGTTGGTAATAATCTACAAATCTAACAAATAGATCTTAACGATATCTCCTattaaaagtttttattttataaaaaggcATGGTGTAAAGGAGCTAATAAATATAGAACAGAGCCGAGACTAGATTGGATCTAACCTTGTGGGGTGTCTTGGGAATCTTCCTAGGAGGCTTAGGTGGCGTGGAAACCTCCCCGGAGATTGCTCCATCATGGGTAAACACAGATGGAGAGTAAGGAGAGCTTGGACTCGATGGATCGGTCTTGAACCTCAACATATTCTTGCTTGGACTCATCAAAGGTGAACCTTGAGCCTGACCTGCAGGAGAAAAAGACCcaaaatcagttccaaaaagTTCGTTCTTCAGCAACCTGCAATAAGCCTCGTTTCCCCCTTCTTTAACAGGGGAAGCATTTTCGATTAATCCAAAAGTGTGAAGTCGTGAAGAGGATCTGCAGGGTATGAATCTGTCGCTGCAAGTTCCCTTTGAAGGagacaatgatgacaagttAGAGATCGCTCGCAATGAAGTGGGTGAGAAAGCTTGAAGGTGAAGATGAGCTTCAGTCATCCCAGCTGGGAGATTCAACCCGGTTTTCCTCCTCTGGCTTGAATCCATTTCTGGGTTCACTCTGCTGTTCTTCTTCGCCTCtaaaaaaattgggttttttttctcttttggaggagaagaagtagaagctAGTGCTGGGAAGACCTCTCACTCCAAGCAAAAAAGGAGAAGTGAATCacaagttgagagagagagagagaccggcAGGGAGAGTATTTAAACTTTGGGTTTAGAGCTCAACGGTCAAATTTAAGGGTCCAGGTTGGTTTAGGTGGGGTGAgaattattttattgatttattgGGCGAAAAGAAACTAGCTGTTGGAGGAGTTATTGTTGACGCTCCCTTTTGTTTCCTAAATTAACCCTCTTCTTTCCTAAAATGTCTCCACTTAACGTAATTTCTCTTTATCTATATCCCCATGTGGTAACCACCCCAGGAGTGATCCAACTGTTCATATGGGGTAGTTACCCCACACCCAATGGACGGTTGGATCACCCTTGGGGTGGTTACCACATGGGTAGGGGATCCAGACTCGGTGATGCATTGGATAGTGATGTGTCTCTTGGATTTGTGTAGTTCTTGATTGATATTTGGTGCCTTAGGTTTGTTTGTCAAGTGGGTAAGTGATATATTTGTTGGAGGGTACagatggaaaggaaaaaaaattgaaagcatgGCGAGGCAGAGTGGTGTGcagggaatgttcacgtacgtgaacaactcacaaCCGTTTAGATGGAATCTATTCTATGGGaatgttccatctgaacggctgtgagtcgttcacatacgctcacgtacgtgaacattcacccccctCGACAGAGTGTGGTTGTATTGCAAAGTGCAGTTCAGGTTCTCGTACGGGCTGAGCCGCCCAGATGGAATCCATGAGAGGTGGGTTCCActcttggattccatttgtGTGGCTCAGCCCCGTACGAGAGCCTCTTGTATTGCAATGTTCATTTTGGATCCGGATCAGCTGCGAATTTTTATCACTTGCGGTTCCCCTGCttggtacggttccctagtgcctctaataaaagagggtggaccccacccgggtagtgtgtttggttagggggtggaatggtcatttcaacccccctatgagaggaatcgcACAATTGTACCCGTCAGCGAACCGCAGGGGATAAAGATCAGCTGCATGTATGTGGAGAGTAATTACTCTTCATGTaagcattttatttatttatttgtgaaACGGTCATTTATTGAGAGAATCGTACAACAATCATAGCATCCGCGAGACAAGTCTCtctggagccaaggagtggaagtAAGCCAATCTATCCTGTACAGGGTACAAGGTCTTCCGAGATAGCGAGTCAGCGATGTTGTTAATATGTATGTTCTTTACTTGACATCTATATTGCCTTCATGTTTAACCTACAGACTTTCAATAAAGACATTAAAGATGAAATAGCTAGTAGAATAGTAAACTCCAATGGCCATCCAGCTTGAGTTTCCTGCATTAGCTATGTGCAAAGATCAAAATTATTCAGCCACACCTCTACCAGCATTATCCTTCTATCAATGCTTTATGCAATTGTAGACAATGAATTTTGTCACCTTGGGAAGCATATCGATAGTGATGGAATGAGTCTCTTGGAATCTCATCATAAATATCAATCCTGAAAATTCTgagttttttgaagaaaaaaaattattattttaccctAGCATTAATTGACTGtcccaaattttttaaaattgatcACAATTCTAGGATAATTGtgttttatcattttaaaccaaaatctAAAAGATGGTGCAAAGACAACATTGGTAGATCATTATTTTGTACAAATAATTattttgtgggtcccacattttgAGTGCAATTCTGATTGTGTTCCTCATCAAATTTATATTTGATCTTCATATATTGGATAGTACTCGAAAAGACCTTTCTAAAAATATATGGTTCGTCAAAATCGGACCAGACAAAATTATCGTCGTCCAAAATTTACCTTAAAAGATTCGCTTTTAGGCAATCATGGGGTGTTAAAGCAATTGAGTTATGAAATTCCAAGTGAGATCTTGGAAGTAGATGTAGGCGAGATTGTTAAACCACTATAAATGCTTCTGTCTTCCTTCATCTCTTGTTTTTGTTTCAACTCTTCCTTTGTATGATTGGGTGTTGAGTTCAAACTTGTCTATTACTTCAGCTAAGTTGCTTGAACTCAATATATAAATTGGCAAATGATTTCAATGATcaagtttttttattatattcaaTTTACCCCCTTTGAGGTTGTCACAAGATCCAACAGAACTTGTAGTTTATCATCCAACATCATATTCAAAGCAGACAACTGATTCACAAtgcttttcatttcatttaggTGATCTCCAATGGAACCGTCTTCTTTGTATTTCAAATTCACCAGTTTTCTAATCAAGAAAGCCTTGTTCCCGACAATTTTCTCTCATAGAGAGCCTCCAACAGAGTGGGGAAATGTTTCATTAGATACATGATGGAATACACTAAAATATAATCATTGTCTAATATATTCAATAGCCTTTTGATTTAGGTTGTACCACTCTCTGTCATTCATGTCTTTTGGCTTTACTTTATCTCCTTCAAATGGTTCATATAAATCCTTACAATAAAGGATTTCATTTTAGGTTTCCAAATCATCTAATTATGTCCATTAAACTTAATCATAGAACCTGTAGTACTACTCTCTATTTTAATTTCTCACACAACCATTACCACAGTCCAAAGCAACCtctctctgataccactctaaAGTAGATAATTACCCGCAACAGCTTACCTCCAACACCATACGCCCATTAATTAGTCTAAGACCTCTACTTGTAATGGTTGATGTCTAGTTTTTGGGCATCAAGAAATTGGCAAAGCAAGAAAGATTGGATTTCTTGGCAAATTTTGGTGTGATTGCTTATAGTATTTGGCTCCAAAAATACACAAAAGGTTTTGTTTAGGGAAAAACATTTCAACCCTTATCATGTCTCAAGATTATACCAAGACACTACAATGAACTACCTCAATATTATACTTAGGTGGAAGAGCAAGGACATTAATGATGAACAACACTTCTCAACCatggaagaaggaaaaacatgGAAACCACTAATGAAGTAATAGCAACGAATGAAGGTCTTTCTTTGATGATGAATGTTGATTTTCCAAATGGTGATAGACTCTGTGGATTGATAAATCTTTTGCAGGATCAAGAGAAGTCGTCTTGGGCCATGGAAGCTTTTCTCTAGAATGTTGGAAATTCAAAAATGTATAACTTGGCTCAGATTGGCTTTATATTGTTCATGAATTCACAAAATGTTGTTACATTATAAGGACTATATGCCAATAATGGCTGAGTAGCTATGAGCTTGGCATTTATAACCTGGTCTGAATGCCTTGTATGAACTAAGTGGCTAAGTTTTTCAAGTAGAACCCAGGACGAGTAAGAGATCAGGCAAGGGAAAGCCGCAGACCCCTATAACACCCCCTCCAAATCACAGGGTAAAGATCAGCTGGATCCATTCCTGGTCTAGCAAGATAGATATAATGGCGAAGGCGAACAACAAAGATTACTTGCCATTGCTATAAAATAAGCTTGTTTTTATCTTTGTTACCTCTTGTTAATGAGAAACGGTTTGAGAGAACTGAGTCAGACCCTCTGAACGACTGCTACAAGAACCAGAAATATAAATATAGACCTACTCAATTGAATCAAAATTACAATCTGAACTAAGAGTCAGATTGATGTTAGTTGCAAGTTCAGTATTATCCTAGAACAAACTCATCAGATTGAGTCATTTAGAAACTTGTATTATGTAAGGATGATGGACATTCAGAAACTTATATTATTAGGTTGGATTGGCAGAAAAAACCACCAGATCAATAACTGCAACCAAGGTGGGGAGACTGATTGTTTTAGACGTCAGTTCAAGGAAGAAATGGAACAAGTGTAAGGCGGTCATCTTGATCCATTGTTGTGCAAAAGCTCTTCTATTTCTCATTACATTTCTGCAGGATAGTCGTACACAACAAGAGCAGCAGCGATAACATGTAACCAAAGGCCTGCCAACCTCTGTGGCTTTGACCTGAAACACATCCGCTGACAGCAATATAATCAATATATACACgcacaaaaacaaaatatatccCACTTGGATGAGAGGCACACCCTTCGTGCTGCTCTCACTTTTCAAGTACCTCCAATCTCTTTTCTCAATTGAAAGGTCTGGGACTGATGAGCTGCTTTTGTCCGTCGGAAGCTAGTGAGGCGATTTTAACTAGGGGGAAAAAATCTCCATCTTATCTTCCATTATAACTCTATTATCAGTAGCAACAGCAGTGGAagtgcccttacaaagggaggAAGGCGGCCTGCAGAAGCTGAATCAACCGTAAATGAATATCAGAAGCAATATCTGTAAATTTTGGGATTTATTCAAAGGAAAACAAGAGAGAGTGATAGGAAATTAATTTATTAGTTTCATATCACCCATTTGTAGAACTAAAAGAATGAGAACTGATCTTCATTTCATAATTAGAAAAATATTATTTAGAACCAAAGAATTAGTACTGTATCTATGCCTAAGCTATTGAAGTGACAACCCCCATACTTCCAACATTTGGAAGTATCAATAAAACGACGGCAAATAACCAATGGGACTCTTATTGGATGCAACTTTCCTGGTGGTCGGACCGCTAGATCGAGGGAGGAAATGTATCGGATGCAATTTTCCTGGTGGTCAGACCCCTAGATCTAGGGACGAAATGTGGAAGGGCTTCTCtgcaacaccccccccccccccaaaaaaaataaaaaaaaacttatcaaATCCAACAGTAACACTAAAACAATTATAACATAATAACTATAGGacttctttctaccaaaaactAAACAATTGGGCTTCCACAATCAACAGGCATTATTTACTTGCAGAACCTACACTATACAGAAGAAAAACCAAGCTGACCATGATTGCATGCATTATACACGGAGGATAAAATGTGCAGAATATTTTAGGTTAATTAATCAAATACCACAACAACTACTAATAGCATCTGCTAAATAGTTAAGACAATAAATTAAATCAAGAAAAACTCACATGAAGATGGCAAAGGTGAAACTGATGGTGTAGCATTAGGAGTCTCCACATCTTCAATGCTCTTACTTGGAGGCCGAGAATGGGCAAAAACAACAGCCGGCAACGGAGGAAATGTGGGAGGTAAATGTGGTGTTGGTGCAGGAGTCTCTACATCTAGATTTGGTGCAGCACTAGGGTTAGGTTGGTGCGGAGAAACTACTGGAGCAATATGAGGGACCAAGCGAGGGTGGCGCCCCCTGGGCTTGGTCATAGATCCACTTTGGCAACCAGGAGGAGGCTTTGCTGTGTAGCTACTGTCCGGGGCAGGAGCAGGAGCCATGTCAGCGTCATGGTGGTGACTTTTAgaatggtgatgatggtggtggtggtggtggtggtgatgatggtggtggtggggatgGGGCAGAGGAGCTGGACTAGGTGACCCATTAGTGCTACCACCATTGAGGGAGTGTTCCAAAACAGAAGAAAGTTGCACCGACTTAACTCTACCAAATTCGGTGTTATTGAGTCCAAGGTTCCTTGCAGAACCATTGTTTATGGTTTGAGCCAACTGCTTCAACCTCGACTTCGGAGGAGGATGATTTCCAACTGCCTGCAAGACAGATGCCTGAATGGTAGTAGGAGGAGCCACTGTCGACCCTTCTAAATTCGTCATGCTAACATACAAATTCTGCATTCCACAAAACATAGGTAATCAGATTCATGTCCTCAGAATGGTAAACATCAAATATCAAGCAGAGAAGGATCATCTACCAAGCAAGTTATCAACTGAAACTGGCCCAAGGTAATGGAAGAGGGGCCATACCAAGTCAGTCTGGACAATCCCAAAGAAATTAAGATGTAGAGTAAGGACCATCCCCCTCACCTCATATATCTGCCTTTTATGCACAGCAGATTTCAACAAACTCCATCAAGTAGAGTAAGAAGTCAGAAACTGATGGACCAATCAAAATTGGTCATTTTTTGGACAATATCTGCCTCAATAATTGTCATACTGACCTACTCTGAGAACCAATACCCAGTTCACCGAGCCCCAATTAGACAACCTGGTCTTGGTTTGTTAACTATGCTACCATGTTCTGAACTCCATCAAGACAGATTCATGGTTAAATCCACTCGATGGCAATCAGTTAACTAACTACAAGGAGGGATTTCAGACCAAGGTGGATGCAGTCTTTTGAGCAGACACCAAAAGTGAAAAACTATCTCTGTACCGTCCATAAACGCCAGAGACAGAACTGACTCCTCGGATCTAACTTCCATGCCAGGTATGGTGACCTTCGACTATGACAAGTTATTTTGGCACCCATGGAGGGAACCTTCAATCGTTAGAAATTCAAGAACTAAAAAGCAAAAAGAAGAATCAGACACAATATTCAAATCATGAACATGGGCTTGATCACCATGACTTTCAGACTTGGTTGTAAAATTCATTTCAGAGGCCACTGCTGTTTGGTGAATGAAACAAATATTCTGGTCTAACTTTCAAGTGAATATTTGTATAtattagaaacaaaataattataaaGATAGGTTTCTTGAGTTGAGTATAAATATATAAGATAAGAAAGATATAACAAACCAATCTTTATGCAGGCCTACCAGGGAAGCCTTCCCCCACGGCCTATCTCATTTTGCCATGTGGAAAGATGATTTAGCAATTCCATTGGCTAGACAGGACACTGTTCGGACTATTCACATGACAAATTCAGAGCCTAATGCAATAGCATGCATACCCTCACATGTGTGTCCATCACAGTATTCCAACGACTACTGTGCCCTCTCTCATAGTCCTGAAATTTTTCAATGCTTCATCACTTGGCATACTCCattggctgaaacttgacatgagcAGGGGACTTTGGGGTCCACAAATCCAAAAAATCTGTTCCCATCCAAGTCTCAACATGGGCAGAAATTTGGGTTCACGCAGGAAGCCCTTAAAAGTAGAGCCATACAGGAAACCATTGCTCAAAAGATGTTGTAAATATTTACCATGAATCATTATGATATCTAAAGATTGTTACTCACAACAACTGCAGTTGTTTTGGTGGTTAAGGCATACTTAGGCAGCATAGAAGGTCTAGTTCAACTCTCTCTAACAACAAACATGTAGCTTATTTATTAAACTTCGGCTGGGAATTGTGCCAAAATAGGCTAATATGTCAGAAATGCAAATCAAAATGCTCCATGGACCACTGTTATACCGGTTTGGGGACCAAAATTCAAATGAAATTTGACGAACTACATCACTGCCTATCACATTAAAAAATTTAGGACAAAGGAAAGTTTTCCTGGACAGCTGTCACAGAAGGAATCTAGTTGACAGTCCATCTAGTTGTACCATGTGGAAGGTTGATGCCGCAATTCCAACAGTTGATATATAAGGAATGGTCTAGATTGGCCATGTGTAAAATTTTAGACTCAAATCCAATCATATACCCCTCCCATGTATCAGTGATGTTCCCTCCATTTCAGCCATCCATTTCTTCTCAACTATTTCTCAAAAGTTGTATTTTTCCACAGGATCTCaagctttattttgccaatTGCCAACTCTAGACTGAAGATTGACATCTGAGCAGGGGATCTTGGGTTCCACCTGTTCACAGAATTCTGGCATTCAAAGCTTGACATCCAGGACAATATTTCTTGACAAACAATGCATGATATACGCAAGCAAAAAGAAATCATGCTAATGGAAGTATGAAATAGAATGACATGGAGGTCAAAAGTGGATAAAATGGCCAAACCTCGTCTGAAGCCAAATGTAAGCCAGACCTCAGCTGCTTCGTCAACTCAGtaaaatcttcttttatttgatgaatAGAGAAGTTTAAGGTGAAATTGAAATATATTTGTGCTTTCTGCAGAAGATATCCACTCTGCTGAGGTGTCACTGTAATTCCATCCTTGAATTTTAGAAGTTCAAAAG
The sequence above is a segment of the Telopea speciosissima isolate NSW1024214 ecotype Mountain lineage chromosome 7, Tspe_v1, whole genome shotgun sequence genome. Coding sequences within it:
- the LOC122667930 gene encoding myotubularin-related protein DDB_G0290005-like gives rise to the protein MGKVEEEQSLSSTATAEISEENVVNHCQIPKFVRLKCVIVLLFGFAVLLSGIFWLPPFLRYGDRGDLDPNWQAYDVVASFQLKKPLSLIQANIPELEQNIFDEIEIPSTVVVISLTTLPGSNSTSVVFAVVPYNKHSSITATWLSLVRAIFESFIIQQSSLHVNETLFGDPVSFELLKFKDGITVTPQQSGYLLQKAQIYFNFTLNFSIHQIKEDFTELTKQLRSGLHLASDENLYVSMTNLEGSTVAPPTTIQASVLQAVGNHPPPKSRLKQLAQTINNGSARNLGLNNTEFGRVKSVQLSSVLEHSLNGGSTNGSPSPAPLPHPHHHHHHHHHHHHHHHHSKSHHHDADMAPAPAPDSSYTAKPPPGCQSGSMTKPRGRHPRLVPHIAPVVSPHQPNPSAAPNLDVETPAPTPHLPPTFPPLPAVVFAHSRPPSKSIEDVETPNATPSVSPLPSSSSAGRLPPFVRALPLLLLLIIEL
- the LOC122667931 gene encoding protein FIZZY-RELATED 3; the encoded protein is MDSSQRRKTGLNLPAGMTEAHLHLQAFSPTSLRAISNLSSLSPSKGTCSDRFIPCRSSSRLHTFGLIENASPVKEGGNEAYCRLLKNELFGTDFGSFSPAGQAQGSPLMSPSKNMLRFKTDPSSPSSPYSPSVFTHDGAISGEVSTPPKPPRKIPKTPHKVLDAPSLQDDFYLNLVDWSSQNTLAVGLGTCVYLWTASTSKVTKLCDLGPNDSVCSVQWTREGSYISVGTYLGEVQVWDGTQCKRVRTMGGHQTRTGILAWSSRILASGSRDRTILQHDIRVSSDFVSKLSGHKSEVCGLKWSHDDRELASGGNDNQLLVWNQHSQQPVLKLTEHTAAVKAIAWSPHQSSLLASGGGTADRCIRFWNTTNGNQLNSVDTGSQVCNLAWSKNVNELVSTHGYSQNQIMVWKYPSMGKVATLTGHSLRVLYLAMSPDGQTIVTGAGDETLRFWNVFPSMKSPAPVRDTGLWSLGRTHIR